In Bacteroidia bacterium, a genomic segment contains:
- a CDS encoding DUF4397 domain-containing protein, whose product MKKLMLPLVIGMLFAFPSLKTFAQFADVQIIHNAADPAADSVDIYINAGPTPAVPDFKFREATPFIQLPAGVTVNVGIAPGNSTGPGDILATFPFTLTSNEKYVVVATGVLNPAMFDATVNGATAIGFDLKVLTPAQTTGTGGNVDIVVAHGATDAPDVDALVNFGTTPLIDNLAYGTFSGYASVPPAEYILNVTPATNNSTIVASYYADLSGLGGGSAVVFASGFLNPANNMNGAAFGLFAALANGTVIELPVVGNARAQVIHNSADPGAATVDVYINYVSDSLKLDDFAFRGATPFVDLPTGYPVSIGIAPSTSTSSSEAIATFTPTLMDGETYLVVANGVLDPSMFAANPDGASTGFTLFLEAGAKEASGNANVDIKVLHGATDAPSVGVNANGGAVVPAAAYSNFTGYLNVPAAAYRIDVTGANAPGTLVAPFYVDASTLGGGATLVFASGFLDPAANMNGPAFGLFAAFADGTVAPLTPVGNARAQVIHNSADPGAATVDVYINYLSDSLKLDDFAFRGATPFVDLPAGYPVSIGIAPPTSTSSSEAIATFTPTLMDGESYLVVANGVLDPTMFAANPDGASTGFTLFLEAGAKEASGNANVDIKVLHGATDAPSVGVNANGGAVVPAAAYSNFTGYLNVPAAEYRIDVTGANAPGTLVAPFYVDASTLGGGATLVFASGFLDPAANMNGPAFGLFAAFADGTVAPLTPVGNARAQVIHNAADPAAATVDVYVNALADTIKLDDFDFRTATPFVDLPTGYELDIVIALPTSTGITDGVVATIPASLASGGSYHIVANGVISPASFAVNPDGIPTAFGLFVADSARETAVGSNVDIKVFHGATDAPTVDVLANYSTPALVSGAAYTDFTGYLSVPAADYDISITPAGQNTTLVATFDADVTGLGGGAGLILASGFLDPATNQNGEGFGLLLVLPDGTSTLLPLATSIKDDLIRADQNLSVFPNPASSFTTMSYTLSQSGNARLVVLDMAGKPVFETKKEKLAAGTYDIDFSAETLAAGIYTVVLTTETTFSVKRLSIIK is encoded by the coding sequence ATGAAAAAGCTAATGCTACCATTAGTGATAGGGATGCTCTTTGCTTTTCCTTCATTAAAAACATTTGCGCAGTTTGCAGATGTACAGATCATCCACAATGCTGCAGATCCGGCAGCCGACAGCGTGGATATTTATATCAATGCCGGCCCTACGCCTGCAGTGCCAGATTTTAAATTTCGGGAAGCAACGCCTTTTATCCAGCTTCCTGCCGGTGTTACGGTCAATGTGGGCATCGCTCCCGGTAACAGTACCGGCCCTGGCGACATTTTGGCTACCTTCCCTTTCACCCTTACCTCCAATGAAAAATATGTGGTGGTTGCTACGGGTGTTCTCAATCCCGCTATGTTTGATGCAACCGTCAATGGTGCCACTGCAATAGGATTTGACCTGAAAGTGCTAACTCCAGCTCAAACAACAGGGACTGGTGGTAACGTAGATATTGTTGTGGCTCACGGTGCAACAGATGCGCCTGATGTTGACGCACTTGTCAACTTTGGCACTACCCCACTCATTGACAACCTCGCTTACGGAACATTCAGCGGCTATGCTTCTGTCCCTCCGGCGGAATATATTCTGAACGTAACGCCTGCAACAAATAACTCAACCATTGTTGCATCCTATTACGCCGACCTTTCGGGTCTTGGTGGTGGGTCAGCCGTAGTATTTGCCTCAGGGTTTCTCAATCCTGCCAACAATATGAACGGTGCAGCTTTTGGACTTTTTGCTGCATTGGCCAATGGAACCGTCATCGAACTTCCTGTTGTAGGCAACGCACGTGCTCAGGTAATCCACAACTCTGCTGACCCCGGTGCGGCCACGGTGGATGTGTATATCAATTATGTCAGCGACTCACTGAAACTGGATGACTTTGCTTTCCGCGGTGCGACTCCTTTTGTGGATCTGCCTACCGGATACCCTGTATCCATTGGCATTGCACCTTCAACCAGTACTTCTTCCAGTGAGGCCATTGCGACCTTCACTCCTACCCTGATGGACGGTGAAACGTACCTGGTTGTAGCGAATGGTGTATTGGACCCCTCCATGTTTGCGGCTAACCCAGACGGTGCTTCCACGGGCTTTACCCTCTTCCTGGAGGCGGGTGCCAAAGAAGCCAGCGGCAATGCCAACGTAGATATTAAAGTCCTCCACGGTGCCACAGACGCGCCCTCTGTAGGGGTCAATGCCAACGGCGGAGCGGTTGTTCCTGCGGCTGCTTACAGCAATTTTACCGGATACCTCAACGTACCTGCTGCGGCGTATCGCATTGACGTTACCGGTGCCAACGCTCCCGGTACACTCGTTGCTCCTTTTTATGTAGATGCTTCAACTTTGGGAGGTGGTGCAACCCTGGTATTTGCTTCCGGCTTCCTCGACCCGGCTGCCAACATGAATGGCCCTGCATTTGGTCTGTTTGCAGCTTTTGCTGATGGAACGGTAGCCCCGCTGACTCCCGTAGGCAATGCCCGCGCACAGGTGATTCACAACTCTGCTGACCCCGGTGCGGCCACGGTCGATGTGTACATCAATTATCTGAGCGACTCACTGAAACTGGATGACTTTGCTTTCCGTGGTGCGACTCCTTTTGTGGATCTGCCTGCCGGATACCCTGTATCCATTGGCATTGCGCCTCCGACCAGCACTTCTTCCAGTGAGGCCATTGCGACCTTCACTCCTACCCTGATGGACGGTGAGTCTTACCTGGTTGTAGCGAATGGTGTGCTCGATCCGACCATGTTTGCGGCTAACCCAGACGGTGCTTCTACGGGCTTTACCCTCTTCCTGGAAGCAGGTGCCAAAGAAGCCAGCGGCAATGCTAACGTAGATATCAAAGTCCTCCACGGTGCCACAGACGCGCCCTCTGTAGGGGTTAATGCCAACGGCGGAGCGGTTGTTCCTGCGGCTGCTTACAGCAATTTTACCGGATACCTCAATGTACCTGCTGCGGAGTACCGCATTGACGTTACCGGTGCCAACGCTCCCGGTACACTCGTTGCACCTTTTTATGTAGATGCTTCAACTTTAGGAGGCGGTGCAACCCTGGTATTTGCTTCCGGCTTCCTCGACCCGGCTGCCAATATGAATGGCCCTGCATTTGGTCTGTTTGCCGCTTTTGCTGATGGAACGGTAGCCCCGCTGACTCCCGTAGGCAATGCCCGCGCACAGGTGATTCACAATGCTGCCGACCCAGCAGCTGCCACTGTGGATGTGTATGTAAATGCGCTTGCCGATACCATTAAACTTGACGATTTCGACTTCCGTACAGCGACTCCATTTGTGGATCTGCCAACCGGCTACGAACTGGATATTGTGATTGCCCTGCCTACCAGCACCGGAATTACAGATGGTGTGGTTGCAACAATTCCTGCATCCCTTGCATCAGGAGGCAGTTACCACATAGTTGCTAATGGTGTTATTTCGCCTGCAAGCTTTGCCGTTAACCCTGATGGCATTCCTACAGCGTTTGGTCTTTTCGTGGCTGACAGTGCAAGAGAGACTGCTGTTGGCAGTAATGTGGATATTAAAGTTTTCCATGGCGCTACTGATGCACCAACGGTTGACGTACTGGCAAACTACAGCACACCTGCACTGGTATCAGGCGCTGCATACACAGATTTCACCGGTTACCTGTCTGTTCCGGCAGCAGACTATGACATTAGCATAACCCCTGCGGGTCAAAATACGACCCTGGTAGCGACATTTGATGCAGATGTTACAGGACTGGGCGGTGGTGCAGGATTGATTTTGGCTTCCGGCTTCCTCGACCCAGCCACTAACCAAAATGGAGAAGGTTTTGGATTGTTGTTGGTTCTTCCTGATGGTACAAGCACCCTGCTTCCACTTGCCACCAGCATCAAAGATGATCTGATCCGTGCTGATCAAAATCTTTCAGTATTCCCTAACCCTGCAAGTTCATTTACGACTATGAGCTACACACTCAGCCAGTCAGGAAATGCACGTCTGGTAGTGTTGGATATGGCCGGCAAGCCAGTATTTGAAACGAAAAAAGAAAAGCTGGCAGCTGGAACTTACGATATTGATTTTTCTGCGGAAACCCTTGCGGCAGGTATTTATACTGTCGTGTTAACCACAGAGACAACCTTTTCTGTAAAACGGCTGTCCATCATTAAGTAA
- a CDS encoding T9SS type A sorting domain-containing protein — protein sequence MLNATINGGVGPYTFLWNTGDTTQSLAILTAGGESVYILSVTDILGTTVTDSILVMGMPECVWPGDANGDGVADNTDVLILGLTYGAQGMVRPDAHTNFIGQGAPAWTQAFASGLNYVHSDTDGDGVVDANDFFAIGKNYFNPVQSPGGSPVVTEGIPIYVVFPQGNFEPGDIVTGAIMLGTEAQPADSVYGIAFSLAYDGAIVDSGSVIVSYDSSWLGNLHVDLEAIDKDFYLDGQVDVGITRTNHLAVAGYGRIADITIMIDDITGKKEGLEDIGIQIERISLVDKAGVSIPVSNVSSHSVISLANDRQIDKSSIFKVFPNPVHTLMYVETDLPFWEKSTLRMRDIQGKVWHQSEINSATKFKLDISTLPAGMYLVELEHAAGREVQKVILR from the coding sequence ATGTTGAATGCAACGATTAATGGTGGGGTCGGTCCCTACACGTTTCTTTGGAATACAGGCGATACAACCCAGTCTTTGGCGATTTTGACTGCTGGGGGGGAATCTGTGTATATTTTAAGTGTTACGGATATACTCGGTACAACAGTTACAGACAGTATCCTTGTCATGGGAATGCCGGAATGTGTATGGCCAGGTGATGCCAATGGAGATGGCGTAGCCGACAACACAGACGTGCTGATTCTGGGGCTTACTTATGGCGCACAGGGGATGGTTCGGCCAGACGCTCACACCAACTTCATTGGGCAGGGAGCGCCGGCGTGGACACAGGCGTTTGCTTCCGGATTAAACTATGTGCACTCAGACACCGATGGAGACGGCGTTGTGGATGCGAATGACTTTTTTGCCATTGGGAAAAACTATTTTAATCCTGTGCAGTCTCCGGGGGGAAGCCCTGTAGTTACGGAAGGTATTCCTATCTATGTGGTTTTCCCGCAAGGAAACTTTGAACCGGGAGATATTGTTACGGGTGCAATTATGCTTGGTACAGAAGCACAACCTGCAGACAGTGTGTACGGGATAGCTTTTAGCTTAGCTTATGATGGCGCAATCGTTGATTCTGGTTCTGTGATTGTAAGCTATGATAGTTCCTGGTTGGGAAATCTGCACGTGGATCTGGAGGCGATAGACAAAGACTTTTATCTTGACGGGCAGGTAGATGTGGGCATTACCCGAACCAATCATCTGGCAGTGGCAGGTTATGGCAGAATCGCGGACATCACCATCATGATTGATGATATTACAGGGAAAAAAGAGGGGCTAGAGGATATCGGAATACAAATAGAACGGATTTCACTTGTAGATAAGGCGGGTGTTTCTATTCCGGTGAGCAATGTTTCATCTCATTCTGTGATTTCGTTGGCAAATGACAGACAGATAGACAAATCATCTATCTTCAAAGTCTTCCCCAACCCCGTACACACGCTGATGTATGTCGAGACTGATCTTCCTTTTTGGGAAAAATCAACACTTCGTATGCGGGACATCCAGGGGAAAGTATGGCATCAATCAGAAATAAACTCAGCAACCAAATTCAAACTCGATATTTCAACCCTGCCGGCAGGCATGTATCTGGTCGAACTGGAACATGCCGCTGGAAGGGAAGTGCAAAAAGTAATTTTAAGGTAA
- a CDS encoding bifunctional alpha,alpha-trehalose-phosphate synthase (UDP-forming)/trehalose-phosphatase — protein MSRIIIVSNRLPVTIDRKQGELIYHPSAGGLATGLKSLDSPSKRIWVGWPGNPVEDELERESISYQFYRDGMVPVFLSQQEVEDFYEGFSNKTIWPHFHYFTQYTVYRDEYWNAYKSVNQHFANVVAATIEKDDTVWIHDYQLMLVPGMLRKEFPDLSIGFFLHIPFPSYEIFRTLPWREELLEGIAGADQIGFHTFGYMRHFLSAAYRITGYEHSFGKLMVDNRIANVDVFPMGIDYEKYAHPDQEEAVSEEVRYIREYSQKQKLILSIDRLDYSKGIPQRIKAYELFLKRNKKYHGKVSLVLIVVPSRSNVAQYKSLKVEIDELVGRINGSYGTFNWIPIRYYYRSFPFNSLIALYRSSHIALITPLRDGMNLVAKEFVATKEDSKRGVLILSEMAGASSELSDALIINPNDINDIERALTTAMEMSEEEQARTLTEMQRRLSQYNIKHWANNFIQQLTEVKKLQKDRQTKLLNEGSLEKLIHDFQSASSRLLLLDYDGTLVGFKNEPSAASPDEHLLETLRLLKNQKDTYVVIISGRDRHTLKEWFGDAGIEIVSEHGVWLWRNNDWQLNENVIDTWKPAVMPLLENLVQRTPGSFIEEKDYTLAWHYRRIDNELGANRVREIRDELIYLTANHDLQVLEGNKVVEIRNAGVNKGKAASIWLNRKKWDFILAIGDDHTDEDTFNAVPKHAYTVKVGLAQTQAKFKLRSVEEARELLTKLSSL, from the coding sequence ATGTCGCGAATTATCATTGTTTCCAACCGCTTGCCTGTAACCATTGACCGTAAACAGGGTGAATTGATTTATCATCCCAGTGCCGGCGGACTGGCTACCGGATTGAAATCGCTGGACAGTCCTTCAAAAAGAATATGGGTTGGCTGGCCGGGTAATCCTGTAGAGGACGAACTGGAAAGAGAATCCATCTCCTACCAGTTTTACCGTGATGGCATGGTGCCGGTATTTCTCAGTCAGCAGGAAGTCGAAGATTTCTATGAGGGCTTCAGTAATAAAACGATATGGCCGCACTTCCACTATTTTACCCAGTATACGGTTTACCGGGACGAATACTGGAATGCGTATAAGTCTGTCAACCAGCATTTTGCAAATGTTGTAGCCGCTACGATTGAAAAAGACGATACGGTCTGGATTCACGATTACCAACTGATGCTGGTCCCGGGCATGCTTCGCAAAGAGTTTCCGGATTTGTCGATTGGTTTTTTTCTCCATATTCCGTTCCCTTCATATGAAATTTTTCGTACCCTGCCCTGGCGGGAAGAACTACTCGAAGGCATAGCCGGTGCAGACCAGATTGGCTTTCATACTTTTGGCTATATGCGGCACTTTCTCAGCGCGGCGTATCGCATTACCGGCTATGAGCACAGTTTTGGTAAGCTGATGGTTGACAACCGCATCGCCAATGTCGATGTATTCCCAATGGGGATTGATTATGAAAAATATGCACATCCCGACCAGGAGGAAGCAGTTTCGGAAGAAGTGCGGTATATACGTGAGTACAGCCAAAAGCAGAAGTTGATTCTCTCGATAGACCGCCTGGATTATTCGAAAGGAATCCCGCAAAGGATCAAAGCCTACGAGCTGTTTCTCAAAAGAAATAAAAAATATCACGGCAAGGTCTCACTGGTGCTGATTGTGGTACCCTCCCGCTCCAATGTTGCGCAATACAAGTCTCTGAAAGTGGAAATTGACGAATTGGTCGGGCGGATCAACGGATCTTATGGTACATTTAACTGGATTCCTATCCGGTACTATTACCGATCTTTCCCTTTCAATAGTCTTATCGCCCTCTACCGGTCTTCCCATATAGCACTGATAACACCTCTCCGGGACGGGATGAATCTGGTTGCAAAAGAATTTGTCGCAACCAAAGAGGATAGCAAAAGAGGCGTACTCATCTTAAGTGAAATGGCAGGTGCTTCCTCCGAATTGTCTGATGCCCTGATTATTAATCCCAACGACATCAATGACATTGAAAGGGCGCTCACTACAGCGATGGAAATGAGTGAGGAAGAACAGGCAAGGACACTGACCGAAATGCAGCGACGCTTGTCCCAGTATAACATCAAACACTGGGCAAATAACTTTATTCAACAACTTACCGAAGTGAAAAAACTCCAGAAAGACCGCCAGACCAAGCTTCTAAATGAGGGTAGTCTTGAAAAACTGATTCACGATTTTCAGTCCGCATCCTCCCGATTGTTGTTGCTCGACTATGACGGCACACTGGTTGGTTTTAAAAATGAGCCTTCGGCAGCTTCTCCTGATGAACATTTGCTTGAAACGCTCCGGCTGCTAAAAAATCAGAAAGATACCTACGTGGTCATCATTAGCGGGCGGGACCGGCATACATTGAAGGAATGGTTTGGAGATGCAGGAATTGAAATAGTCTCTGAGCATGGGGTATGGCTTTGGCGGAATAATGACTGGCAGCTCAATGAAAATGTCATCGACACCTGGAAACCTGCCGTCATGCCTTTGCTGGAAAATCTGGTACAGCGGACGCCCGGTTCGTTTATCGAAGAAAAAGACTATACGCTTGCCTGGCATTATCGGCGAATTGATAATGAATTGGGGGCAAACAGGGTGCGGGAGATTCGGGATGAACTGATCTACCTTACCGCAAACCACGATCTTCAGGTTTTGGAAGGAAATAAAGTGGTAGAGATTAGAAATGCAGGGGTAAACAAAGGGAAAGCCGCTTCTATCTGGCTCAACCGCAAGAAGTGGGACTTTATTCTTGCCATCGGAGATGACCATACTGACGAGGATACCTTCAATGCAGTACCCAAACACGCTTATACAGTCAAAGTTGGGCTGGCACAAACGCAGGCAAAATTTAAGCTTCGCTCCGTGGAAGAAGCACGTGAATTGCTGACCAAACTGTCTTCCCTATAA
- a CDS encoding Mur ligase family protein has product MRVHFIALGGSIMHSLAISLAQTGYQVSGSDDQIYDPAYTKLKNAGLLPEKEGWDPDRITEDIDAVVLGMHAFDDNPELNRAKALGLNIVSFPEFIYQQSLNKHRIVVAGSYGKTTVTSMIMHVLRGVGRKFDYMVGAEVPGFDNPVRITPDAPLIVMEGDEYLASKLDMRPKFLLYHPHIAVITGISWDHINVFPTEKEYNYQFARLLQSMEKAADIIYNQEDKLLSAMVKEYVDESCQYPHPFSVPSYKVREGIYEIKIEGEKAAVKMIGKHNMANIAAAWEVCNLLSVEITDFMKHIATFTGAALRMETVSDTPGKLIIKDYAHAPAKVEATVAAVREKFKGQNLIACVELHTFSSLNKNYLPLYKNTLKKADHKIVYVNPHALEKRRMPAISHSDLTAAFGEKSLVYATSPDELRAAIKQAVTGNDVILMMSSGNFGETNLADLG; this is encoded by the coding sequence ATGAGAGTTCACTTCATTGCACTGGGAGGAAGCATTATGCATAGTCTGGCTATTTCACTGGCTCAGACCGGATATCAGGTGAGTGGGTCCGATGATCAGATCTATGACCCTGCCTATACAAAGTTGAAAAACGCCGGCCTTCTTCCTGAAAAGGAAGGCTGGGATCCGGACAGAATCACGGAAGATATTGATGCAGTAGTGCTTGGGATGCATGCGTTTGACGATAACCCTGAACTTAATCGTGCCAAAGCACTGGGGTTAAATATTGTCTCTTTCCCCGAATTTATCTATCAGCAGTCGCTCAACAAACACCGCATTGTTGTTGCCGGAAGTTATGGTAAAACTACGGTTACCTCTATGATTATGCATGTGTTGCGGGGAGTGGGGCGAAAGTTTGACTATATGGTCGGGGCCGAAGTACCGGGCTTTGACAATCCGGTAAGGATTACGCCTGATGCGCCGCTGATCGTCATGGAGGGCGATGAATACCTCGCGTCCAAACTCGATATGCGGCCAAAATTTCTCCTGTATCACCCACATATTGCAGTTATTACGGGTATCTCGTGGGATCATATCAATGTTTTCCCTACTGAAAAAGAGTATAACTATCAGTTTGCCCGACTCCTTCAGTCTATGGAAAAGGCGGCAGATATTATCTACAACCAGGAGGATAAACTTCTGTCTGCCATGGTAAAAGAATACGTGGATGAGTCCTGCCAGTATCCGCATCCTTTTTCGGTACCTTCCTACAAGGTCAGAGAGGGCATATATGAGATCAAAATTGAGGGCGAGAAGGCAGCAGTCAAAATGATCGGCAAACACAATATGGCCAATATTGCTGCTGCCTGGGAGGTATGTAACCTCCTGAGTGTGGAGATTACTGATTTCATGAAACATATTGCCACCTTCACAGGGGCAGCACTCCGGATGGAGACTGTTTCCGATACGCCGGGAAAGCTTATCATTAAAGACTATGCGCATGCACCGGCAAAAGTGGAGGCTACTGTAGCAGCTGTAAGGGAAAAGTTTAAAGGGCAGAATCTTATTGCCTGCGTTGAGCTCCATACTTTTTCCAGCCTCAATAAAAACTACCTCCCACTGTATAAAAATACGCTGAAAAAAGCCGACCATAAGATCGTGTATGTCAATCCCCATGCGCTTGAAAAACGACGCATGCCAGCCATATCACATTCTGACCTGACAGCAGCTTTTGGAGAAAAATCGCTGGTCTATGCAACCAGTCCCGATGAACTCCGGGCGGCCATTAAACAAGCGGTGACAGGCAATGATGTGATCCTGATGATGTCTTCAGGCAATTTTGGAGAGACAAACCTCGCCGACCTGGGGTAG
- a CDS encoding glycoside hydrolase family 18 protein, translated as MKTIYTQFFLILIYGFCVLSACQPPASGPTDEAADSGTKVIAYYSGKPINGDDYQIQALDQIIHSFCHLSGNKLTIDNAEDTTAIEQLVALKSSHPKLKILLSLGGWGGCETCSEVFSSEAGRKEFSQSVKSLAQDFNIDGLDLDWEYPAISGYPDHPYKPEDKHNFTLLVKELRETLGEDFIISFAAGGFEKFLAESVEWDQVMPLVNNVNLMTYDLINGNSPTTGHHTALFSTTGQVESTDHAVHYLDSIGVSTQKMVIGAAFYARVWENVADEDHGLYHPGKFKQSVRYNRLDSFFEENPGFVIYWDSVAQAPYAYNADKQLFATFDDLSSIATKTRYAQEHKLGGIMFWQLSGDKNQGGLLETIHNTLTQQ; from the coding sequence ATGAAAACTATCTACACCCAATTTTTCCTCATCCTGATTTACGGATTTTGCGTTCTGTCTGCCTGCCAACCCCCGGCCTCCGGACCAACTGATGAAGCCGCTGATTCCGGTACAAAAGTGATAGCCTACTACAGTGGCAAACCGATCAATGGCGACGACTATCAGATACAGGCCCTGGATCAGATCATTCACAGCTTTTGTCATCTGTCCGGAAATAAACTTACCATTGACAATGCGGAAGACACAACAGCGATTGAACAGCTGGTTGCGCTTAAATCTTCCCATCCAAAACTGAAAATTTTGCTTTCACTGGGAGGTTGGGGTGGCTGCGAAACCTGCTCAGAGGTGTTTTCGTCGGAGGCCGGGCGAAAAGAATTTTCTCAATCGGTCAAATCGCTGGCACAAGATTTTAATATAGATGGTCTCGACCTGGACTGGGAATATCCGGCCATTTCGGGGTATCCTGACCATCCCTATAAACCGGAAGACAAACACAATTTCACGCTGCTGGTAAAGGAATTGCGGGAAACGCTCGGCGAGGATTTTATTATCAGCTTTGCCGCAGGCGGATTTGAGAAATTTTTAGCGGAATCTGTGGAATGGGACCAGGTGATGCCCCTGGTAAACAACGTAAATCTCATGACCTATGATCTGATCAATGGAAACAGCCCAACGACGGGGCATCATACCGCTTTGTTTTCGACGACGGGGCAGGTTGAATCTACAGACCATGCCGTTCATTATCTGGATTCAATCGGTGTTTCCACGCAAAAGATGGTCATCGGTGCTGCTTTTTATGCCAGGGTATGGGAAAATGTTGCAGACGAAGATCATGGCCTCTATCACCCCGGAAAATTTAAGCAATCTGTCCGGTACAATCGTCTGGATTCTTTTTTTGAGGAAAATCCTGGATTTGTAATCTACTGGGACTCTGTGGCACAAGCTCCCTATGCGTATAATGCGGACAAGCAATTGTTTGCAACTTTCGACGACCTTAGCTCTATTGCTACCAAAACCCGCTACGCACAGGAGCATAAACTGGGGGGAATCATGTTCTGGCAATTGTCAGGGGACAAAAATCAGGGCGGTTTGCTGGAAACCATTCATAATACGCTAACTCAACAATAG
- a CDS encoding lytic transglycosylase domain-containing protein — protein MLKNRTQIRKQPVKAGKAITLQLPALNLRSLRLKGLALLIVMSNMGTHYLLNPRFPGQKPPAERLYLLGEAQRYIADLEAFETRVRLAARNLQVPPEWLMAVIFSESGFDSSALNRKGSGAVGLIQFMPATAKELKTGGVSLAEMDPVTQLDYVEQYFTQVRERYGAYASLTDFYLAVLYPKARGEEDYCYALYAAPSQAYQQNKGLDENRDGVVTVSDIDKRMRRLFTKAYEKSPEVE, from the coding sequence ATGCTGAAAAACCGTACACAAATCCGGAAGCAGCCGGTAAAAGCTGGAAAAGCGATTACGCTGCAACTGCCTGCATTGAACCTGCGTTCCCTTCGGTTGAAAGGTCTGGCACTGCTGATAGTCATGAGTAATATGGGCACGCATTATTTGCTGAACCCCCGTTTTCCCGGCCAAAAACCACCCGCAGAGCGTTTGTATCTGTTGGGAGAAGCGCAGCGGTATATTGCAGACCTGGAAGCATTTGAGACCAGGGTACGGCTTGCAGCGAGAAACCTTCAGGTTCCACCCGAATGGCTGATGGCAGTCATCTTTTCCGAGTCTGGATTTGACAGTTCAGCGCTAAACCGAAAAGGGAGTGGGGCAGTGGGATTGATCCAGTTTATGCCTGCTACGGCAAAGGAATTGAAAACCGGAGGCGTATCACTGGCAGAGATGGATCCGGTAACACAGCTGGATTATGTTGAGCAATATTTTACCCAGGTAAGGGAGCGTTATGGCGCCTATGCAAGCCTCACAGATTTTTATCTGGCCGTGTTGTATCCCAAGGCAAGAGGGGAGGAGGATTACTGTTATGCCTTGTATGCCGCCCCTTCACAGGCCTATCAGCAGAATAAAGGATTGGATGAAAACCGGGATGGCGTTGTGACGGTGAGTGATATTGACAAGCGGATGCGGCGATTGTTTACAAAAGCCTATGAGAAAAGTCCGGAAGTAGAGTGA